Proteins from one Cryptomeria japonica chromosome 4, Sugi_1.0, whole genome shotgun sequence genomic window:
- the LOC131028688 gene encoding potassium transporter 26: MDHSAEEGGVLETIRVQEDGQCSSNQVPKSGSDEKSIADAYLIQPTKAKIFGTCETILLAYQTLGVVYGDLGTSPLYTYSSIAIENPEEKDLLGILSMIFWTLTMIALVKYVFIVIRADDHGEGGTFALYSLLCRYVNVGQMAGSQFKRLESDSRLRYFSENHGKNLKSKTKQLLENSPILQRVLLIFVVIGTCMVLGDGALTPAISVLSAVQGIQSKGGNLNQDAVVGISAVILLLLFLVQRFGTSKVSFMFSPVMIIWFITNALIGIYNIIKHYPAAFKGLNPYYIVYFFQKQQKGGWVLLGGVVLCITGAEAMFADLGHFNKRSIQIAFTALVYPALIITYTGQAAYLIKNPADMKNAFYASIPNEVYWPMFIIATLSAIVASQALISASFSIIKQSVALGCFPRVKMVHTSKKNEGRIYSPEVNYVLMVICLAIVVGFKGGPEIGNAYGVAVIGVMFITTCLVSLVMLLVWNMHFLFILPFLIIFGFIEGVYLSAVLNKVPQGGWVPFAVSIFFLIIMYSWNYGRQIKYEHLTQRKLSTEDLHMLIASVRSRTPGVCFLCSDLIYGVPPILRHYVKNVGSLHEILIILTIRIVPVTTVLLEERFLVGKLGPKGVYRCLAQYGYNDVTPSVEGEDFLTQVTKSIKYLIINEELKDSINDHPRNPMARDKNLEAEFEELQQLELANRVEAVYVLGKTILRTGIMRGFFSVIIMDIYRFLQNNCRSTISTMKVPPDQLLQVGMVYEI; encoded by the exons ATGGATCACAGTGCAGAAGAAGGTGGTGTACTGGAGACAATAAGAGTACAAGAGGATGGTCAATGTTCAAGTAATCAGGTGCCCAAATCAGGCTCTGATGAAAAATCAATTGCAGATGCCTACTTGATTCAACCCACTAAGGCAAAG ATATTTGGGACATGTGAAACAATATTGCTAGCGTATCAGACACTTGGAGTTGTGTATGGAGACCTTGGGACATCCCCTCTTTATACATACTCTTCTATTGCAATTGAAAATCCTGAGGAGAAAGATTTATTGGGAATTCTCAGCATGATATTCTGGACATTAACAATGATTGCACTTGTCAAGTACGTCTTTATTGTTATCAGGGCAGATGATCATGGAGAAG GAGGTACATTTGCACTGTACTCATTGTTATGCCGATATGTTAATGTTGGCCAAATGGCTGGCAGCCAATTCAAGCGCCTTGAATCAGATTCCAGGCTGAGATATTTTAGTGAAAATCATGGGAAGAACTTGAAATCCAAGACAAAGCAATTGCTTGAAAACAGTCCAATACTTCAGAGGGTTCTTCTTATATTTGTTGTGATAGGGACTTGTATGGTACTTGGGGATGGAGCATTGACTCCTGCAATATCAG TTTTGTCAGCTGTTCAAGGAATTCAGTCCAAGGGAGGCAATTTGAACCAGG ATGCTGTTGTAGGAATATCAGCTGTAATTCTGCTGCTACTATTCCTTGTTCAAAGATTTGGTACCAGTAAAGTGAGTTTTATGTTCTCACCTGTAATGATTATCTGGTTCATTACTAATGCTCTTATTGGTATATACAATATTATCAAGCATTACCCAGCAGCGTTCAAGGGACTTAATCCTTACTACATTGTATATTTCttccaaaaacaacaaaaaggtggaTGGGTACTCCTTGGAGGTGTTGTCTTGTGTATAACAG GTGCTGAGGCGATGTTTGCTGATTTGGGCCATTTCAATAAGAGATCCATTCAG ATTGCTTTCACTGCTTTGGTGTACCCTGCTCTGATTATTACTTACACCGGACAAGCAGCTTACTTGATCAAGAATCCCGCAGACATGAAAAATGCATTTTACGCTTCAATCCCAAATGAAGTGTACTGGCCCATGTTTATTATTGCAACATTATCAGCCATTGTTGCTAGTCAAGCATTAATCTCAGCAAGTTTCTCAATTATAAAACAATCCGTGGCTCTTGGCTGCTTCCCTCGAGTGAAGATGGTACACACATCAAAGAAAAATGAGGGCCGAATTTACTCTCCAGAAGTTAACTATGTCCTCATGGTTATTTGTCTTGCTATTGTGGTCGGATTCAAGGGCGGTCCAGAAATTGGAAATGCCTATG GAGTTGCTGTTATTGGAGTCATGTTCATTACAACATGTCTAGTGAGCTTGGTGATGCTACTTGTTTGGAacatgcattttctatttattttgccATTCCTTATTATATTTGGTTTCATAGAGGGAGTCTATTTATCAGCAGTGCTGAACAAGGTACCACAGGGAGGATGGGTGCCATTTGCAGTTTCAATCTTTTTTCTGATTATAATGTACTCGTGGAATTATGGAAGGCAGATCAAGTATGAGCATCTAACACAGAGAAAATTAAGTACAGAAGACCTTCATATGCTGATTGCCAGTGTACGATCCCGTACTCCAGGAGTGTGTTTCTTGTGCAGTGATCTTATTTATGGAGTGCCACCAATTCTGAGGCATTACGTGAAGAATGTGGGTTCTCTGCATGAAATTCTGATTATCTTGACCATAAGAATTGTTCCAGTAACAACAGTGTTGTTAGAGGAGAGATTTCTAGTGGGAAAACTTGGGCCTAAGGGTGTATATAGATGCCTCGCACAATATGGTTACAATGATGTGACACCAAGCGTGGAAGGAGAAGATTTTCTGACCCAAGTTaccaaaagcataaaatatctTATCATAAACGAAGAACTTAAGGATAGTATAAATGATCATCCCCGGAATCCAATGGCAAGGGATAAAAACTTGGAGGCTGAATTTGAGGAGTTGCAGCAGCTCGAGTTGGCAAACCGTGTAGAGGCTGTGTATGTCTTGGGAAAAACCATATTGAGGACTGGTATAATGAGGGGTTTTTTTTCAGTAATAATAATGGATATATATCGTTTTCTTCAGAACAACTGTAGGTCCACCATTTCTACCATGAAAGTTCCACCAGATCAGCTGCTTCAAGTTGGAATGGTATATGAAATCTAG